From the genome of Lasioglossum baleicum unplaced genomic scaffold, iyLasBale1 scaffold0021, whole genome shotgun sequence:
ATTTTTAATCTTAACTCTTAGGTTATGAGGAAACGAATGGTTGTCGTTCCTCCATGCTTAGAGCAGTTTCACTTTATATATGATagtttatctattattattatttatttaatgcttcaAACCAAGTTATATGGATATACTGTGATTTATTTTACGACGTCGCTCTTTATTATGCTATAAAACAGGGACGGGCACGGTAGGGGCACTTCAAactcctgcttcccccaccaacctcaatttcatgcagcGCGTTCTTCCTCCATgataacgacggatgctggtgggggataCTAGGGTTTATGGTGGGGATCATAGAGGGACCAGAAAACCTACGGAAGTATGTAATCCTATACATGGTGAGCCGTATAAagagttatacatatacagtggctcacgaaagtattcgaacgccctttaaaacagaataacttttttataattgtaacaaacgacctgattttttataatgaattagaagcactggtttatgaaatgatatgcaaaaaatattttccaaaaaattataatttacagagttacatgcaaaaataaagaagtcatctttttaacttttttattagggcccttaaagaaaatttaaaatatatgttttgtagatctatgttagttatacacatgctgaaaatttcgtcaaaatcgattaacatacacacgagctacaagcgattaaaaatgttgaaaatcgtagtttcacACGGTTTTTGATCAGTtatcatatcatttcataaaccagtgattctaattgattataaaaaatcaggtcgtttgttgcaattacaaaaaagttattccgttttaaagggcgttcgaatactttcgtgagccactgtatacaTAGAAGTTGCATTCTCTTCACTCTTGAACCGCGCAGAATGATAAAAACATGGTTCAAGTAAATGTGATGGCTATTCTGGTAAAAAGTTATTAATACTTTGTGGCGTTTAAAACCATTAAGTACCTCTCTTTTTGTCATCCGACAATTACTGGTTGTCCTAGAGACGTCTATTCTACGCTAATAAAAACTTGTAGATTCGCAGGAAAATATCGCAACGTCTACGATTCACCCTGAATAGAATAGATGTAAAATATGGAGATCTTAAAAAAAAGTAGAAGTGTAGATTTTCATTTGAAGAATATAGTTTGAATTTGAATCGACTGAGTTGTTGTACAGCTCATTTGTAAATTCCTCTGCGAAAGAGTCGATTTACATGTTCATTCATGAGCAATCGAATTATCGGTGACAGCCACAAGAGCTGTACTATGCACATCCTCTCAGGATACACGAATGGGCAGccattgaaaaaattaattagcaGTTAATGAACAGGCAATAATTCATTTCGTCCCTTATCGACATTAACGTGCGGATGAATATCTATCAGAAAGCCGGACAACTGACATATAATGACAAACGTCGATAATGGGAATGCATACATCGGCGAGTAACAATGTTTTGCCGAATCGATTACTGACAGCGACCGACAGGAAGCGATAAAATTCGAACGAACTCCCTCGCGGTTGTTAATTAACCCGACTAGGTTGATCGATGGTTCACATTTTTCGTCGGGTCCGTTTCATTATTTCCTCGAGGATTAAGGATTCATGGAGCGTTATTGTGCATCGAGTTACGacaaattgcatttcaatttgcGTTTAACGTAACTCGGCGATACGAACACAGTTTCGCATGTGTCGTGTTTGTCACAACGGGAACATAAAACAGTGACACAGAATTAAACACTGTCCTCGAGTGTCACATATATTCTATCACATGTGCAACGACAAAGCTTACGTTTTGCCAATGAAAAAAACGAATTTCGCAGTTCGGAACTGATTTTCTGATTCGCTTCTAAGaatccgcgtaagtcgaggacttacCGTATTTAAGAAAGTTAATATTCAGTTTGGTTCCACTACCTTCCAATTGATGCGATCAATTTTCtattgtgcataaagatccgcctaACAATTGAGAGCCGTAAAAATAATTCCCTTGAAACTGTGACTGTTAAGTACACACCAGTCGAAGAAAATCTTCGAGCGACTGAGCGACACGTGGTACGGCAATCAACGCGTCAAAGCGTTGCGATACAGATTAGCCAGTGAAAAACGCGTTCTACAGAATTACCGGCAATTGAAATACACCTATTTCTACCgaaaccagtcaaaatgactggtattGGTATAAGCATCCacgatacaaaattattttgattccgcataaataaaacaaaaataaaaatcattacaTTACACCTTTAGTTATCGCTGTAACAGTTATTTTTTATTGAGCCACTGAAACCTATTATAGACAGACTTAATAATCGCTAGAGATGTAGATTGCAGTCGTTTAAAAACTGGAAGATATATTCGCAGGCTTTAACATTAGGTTTAGTTTAATGGTAGAAAAAACTTGATTTTGCGCagcttatttactaatttgattctttgGGAATCATAAAGACGACACTGCCATAGAACATGATCTAATCTAACATCGCATTATTgcgaaaaaaaatgtaacatgaagtaggaaaaaaaatttcagaataaaattgtaaaaccagTCGTTTCGACTGGCGTGGTCGATCTAGTGTTAAATTAGACAGCACCGGCGGGCGAAAGTGTGAAACGGCTCGAAAGAAAATCGGCGCCAGACGACGGATTATAGCGTGGTGCATAACAGGGGAGTCGAGCGATATTGTTTATCGACCATGAGCACCGCGAGCGATTTTACGAACCAGGAATAAAGATACGGGTTACGGGTAAACACCTACACGCCGCGCCGACGGAATCGTACAGCACAAAACGTGGCCGTTTCAGTCCGCGCGTTCATTATGTAAACGTGTATTCTATCTCCGCGATTTCGAAAGAGACTCGGTCTCGGTTCCGCATCGACGGACACAGGAGCCGCGTACGAGCAAACACACCGAGGTCTCTTTAGCAGCGACGCAATGGCGGATCGACATTCCCGTATCTCGAAGGCGAGTTTGCCGTGTGTGTACTCGCTCCGATAAGGCATTGATCGCCTGTGAATTTCTTGAGCAACGTTCGTTAACTCCACAACTATTTTAGGAATTGCCCTGCAAACCAATTAGACGGCCACGCGATAACGGAAAACAATTTATCGAGCGCTCTGAGGGGGCACTTCCTGCGGTTCAAACGAAATTCGACCATTTTTTTTTACCATGTTCGAGGTAATTTTGTTTGTTGCAGTTATTGCAAATCATGGAAATTATATTAAACGTACAACATACTTTTAGAAATTCATTCAAACGTTCTCTTTAAaacacgacagaactttccctccaacctaatattttcaactgtaattagtagactgcggatctttatgcaaaataagaaatgtctgcgtcgattccaagacacagaggctaaataaaaatttctgttttGTTTTAATTACTTTATTAAACTGAGACTAATACGTTgacgttcttaaattttttaaacatgtccgCTGCATtaaactttacttgtcaatttttgttataaatgcataaaatccgcagtctagtaattagtttATAATCTATGGCTGTTGGCGACAGTAATTCGCTGACTGAAAACCGAGCAACACGCACATGTGATAAACCACTTTTACGAAAACCCTTACAAAACTAAACAGTTCCTTCATTAATCGTACGCACGCTGTCGATTGAATAGAACGAGAATCTGTCAGAGTTCTACCCAAGTTTCTTTAATGCCATCCAGATAACGTCGCGCGGTCTCCGATAAATTGAACGCTGCGTACAGAACGCAATAAAACATCATAAAATATGAACCAGCCCGAGTAAACCTTATCTCACCCCTAAACGCACGAGTTTGACAACGTCTCGCCGAATAAATACTCGCCCCCCCGTCAGAGCCGAGCCAAAGACCTTCGGCCACGGTTATCTTCGGGGTCGATAAAGGCGTCGGGAACTCGGGCGTGTTACAGAGCATGCAGATATCTCTTTACGATGCAAAAGAAGCTACGGCACGGCGGTGGATGAATATCAAAGAAAACGAAAAGCGAAAAGACGCTTTTCTCCGGGTTGCTCGTTAATTAAACGGTTCGCCACTGGCTCGTCCTCCAACGCGTGAAACGTGTCCCTATTGGCGGGACGATCCGGAGAACGTTCCAAGACCATTAGCAAGCAGATTTATCCtgatttctctccctctctccgtaTCCGGAACCGTGTGAAGGTTTCGTGTTTTCCGTGAGAGAGTTTCCTTTTTGCCGAGTTTCTTTTCCCCCCGCGAAATTGAAGCTCCTCCGCGACGGACGAGCACGCGTCCTTCGATCGACAACGAACTGTTGTCGGCAAAGTCCTTCTATAAATCAATGGGAACGATACTGATCTACGGCAACGTTAGACGGTAACAATTTCCTAGTGCACACGCCGCCGCACCGTCGTTGCATATTTATGACAGGCACACCACCTGTCCGAGCTGTTACGTCGGAGACGATCGTTAGAAGGACGAAAAAATCGTTCGATTCGCGGACACGGATTATCGGGACGATCGAGGCTGACCATGGCTCCCCTATAGACAGCAAACAATGAAGATGACACGAACCGTATATATAAAGAGTTCGATTTCTGTAGCGGCAACTGCAGTATCCATTTGCGTCCGTCCCTTCGTGTTTGCCAACGGGAAAGCCGATAAAACGTTTAACATGTTCAAGCTGGCAAGTATAGCTATCATATGCGATTACTTACGTGCATCTGTGCGTGCATGCGTcggtctgtctgtctgtctgtctgtgtgCTCGTGTGTTCGCCCAGCGACGCTGTGAAAGTTTGCTTTTCGTCCAAGGAAATTTCATACAATCGGCAGTTTTCTAGTTTAGCTTGATTACAGAAAATTGGAGTTTTATCGCGTCAAGTATCGATGAGGATTTTCTTCACGATTGGAATCGATTCGAGTAACTCTTTTCTCGAGCATATattattacattgtaattgggAATTTGTACATTGCGCGTTTTCCGTAAAGTGTTCTGCTCGATTTTTGCCAGTAATGCTTCGATTTGCATGAAAGAACGTATAACACAAATATTAAACACTTAGGAGTACGAAATGTAATTGACTTGCAGATTGAAAAATTAACGTGCTACCCACAGTTTCTAAATGTACGGTCATTGAGAACCTGTTCCCTGAACAACATCGATATCGGTCTTTAGAATTTTTTTAACCTGTCATTTTATTTGCATCGTCTACCGTGCACCTGTACAGTTATAAGTGTCTGCTTCCGTTGATACTATTCGTTTTTTCGATTTCGTTTATGTGTTTATCCCGGAGCTGTCAATTTCTCcggtttaacaaaatatatatttttttacgtGCACGTCTTTCTGGTCTTGTTAATGTGGATGGATTGTTCTTTTATTTAAAGAGTCTTAGTGTAGAATACGAAGTGTCATTTGGACGTTGGTGATTGGCAGTAAAGAAATAGAAATAGCAAATACAGAAATGTGGTATTAAAAAGGTACATATTTACAGCAGGATGTCACTATAATAACCAGCCATACTTCATCGCATATATTAGACTTTATATAACATTTCTGGAATATAGAACACAGTTGGGATTCTGTAATTACCGTGTCTCAGACGACCGCGTTCAATCTCTTGACCATTTTACATACCAATCGAGCGAGGATCGTCAAATACGCAAATAACGGCTCGCGTAGCAGAACCAGCCTCGTAAATCTTCCATCAGCTCGGAGTTAATGGAATAATCAATAGGCACATAATAATGTTCAATTCGTATGATCAGTCACGGATTACATCCATGGGCATGCAACGGTAGAAAACCGAAGTGCCCTGTAATTAGTCGAAATCTTGATAGATGAAAGAAGAAAACAAATAATCTGCAGTAATAGTGAAAAGTGTTGTAACgagataattaaattataacttGATTCTCGAACTCTTTCAAGAGCAGAGTTTCGGAAACTTCAATCGCGTTTCCGTCGATACTATTTTTGTTAAATTGGCCACTGCGATATTTCAGCATCCAATCGACCGATTGATTTCGAACAAAACGCAAATTTTCCAATCTTATGGCCCGTGAAATGTTAACAATGGAAAGGAAAATCGATAGTCGGTCTTCGAAATGTTTCTCTGGCGTACGTTTCGTTTAAAATGCTTCTGCAGCAGAGCTgggaaaaatagtatttcaaatagtaaatagtaaataatcctatttattttaaaaaatgtgtacacaactttgaaaataaaatattttatttttttaatttttgaaaataaagtaacttatttgaggcagtaatttttgaaaatagtattttatttgaagaatattgaatattgaaaatatttcaattttaaatattttgctgaaaataatggttcgaattcaatacatttatgagtgtaaatcgtttcttaactaTAGGATagagtgtatgtttatgcgatttctcagagtattataacaatgcaaaaagtaaaatattttatttcgtgtttctgtttgttgaaacagaaatattttatttcatggatcaaattgttgaaatagaaatatttcattttgaggttcagattgttaaaatagaaatattttattttcgagattgtatatcttatttaaaatactattttctttcagcaaaataaaatctaaaatattaaatagtatttgaaatatttctttcgccaaataatgcccacctctgttcTGCAGTTTGATTGAAGTATTACATTTctcaatttcttttctttcgaaCCTGTTACACGGAGACACCTACTAAAGTCTAACAAGAGGATGAACGTTGGTGTGACAGAAGAATGCAAACAGATTTGAACGAATGCGATGAAATAATGGAGAGCGTCCGTCAACCGGTTAACAAATCAGTGGGAAACGTGATTCTGAATTTTCGGCAGATTGTGTTGCTGGTCGTAGCCATGATGGCGGTTTCTGCTGAGCCAGCTCCGGTGCCACCAGTGATCAGCCACCCGTTGGTCTATTCGCAGCCGTATGTGAAGGTGCTTCCTCTTCACTCCGCGACCTACCCGCTCTCCTACAGCCACGGATACGGATACGGATACAAATTGCTTCATCCAAGCTACTACTACTAACACCGCGCACACGCCACCACCGAATCTCACGCACACCGAGCCTACAACAGAGAGACAGAGCGCGCTCGTCAACGGACGAGTCCACCAGGGAGAGCTTGCAAATATCATCAAATAATTTTCTACCGATATCAAATGTACCCTAAATAAAGCTTGCGACTGCAGTCGAATCGGAGTCATTCCTTTGCCGGCTAATTCAATCGTCGGAATCAGTGGTCGGCGTCTTTTATGCGGGTCGTAAAATCCGCGAAACGGTTGCCAACGCTTAGAAAGCTCTTGGATAAGCAGTGTGCGAGGCTGATGCTCTCTCTGTGCCGACAAAGACAGCGTTTCCATGCGAAAGCGCACCACGGAAATACAAATTGCTTCGTCCAAGCTACACTACTCACACCGCTACTAACATCGAGCCTACAATAAAGAGTCCACCGGGGAGAGCTTGCAAATATCatcgattagactgcggatcttcatgcatttatagctaaATTGagtagattaaattgaaaattgtaagaaaattttaaaaattgcaaacgTCGATACATGATTGCCCATTGCTCATGTATTAAAATgcttaagggaagaaataacatgtaATATCGATTCTACTTttcgcaatcgacgcagacaatttttatttcgcataaagatccgctaatCATCAGATAATCTTCTACCGATATCAAATGTATCCAAAATGAAGCTcgaggctgcagtcgaatcaggctcgTTCGTTTGCCGGCTGATTTCATCGTAGGAGACAGTGGTCGGCGTCTTTTACGCCGGTTGTAAAATCCGCGAGGCGGTTGCCAACGTTTAGAAAGCTCTTGGATCTTGGATCAGCAGTGTGCGAGGTTGATGCTACTTTTTCTGTACCGACAGAGACAGCGTCTCCATGCGAAAGCGCAGTACGGAAAGGGTGGAATTCTTTCGGAGATAGGTCGCCCGTAAAAACCGAAGGGGTTCGAAGGCTGGTGTGTATTCATGCATGGGAGATATGTCTCCGGCCATGCTGGCCGTTTATGCGACCGCCCGCATACGTCGCCAGCAGACATTTGTCTGTTCATGGCTGGTTCGCGGTTGCGGAAATATCGTTACACGTGTCTTAGTATCCCGTGGCCTCCGAGATCCAGGATACTCTCAGGGTGAACGCACCCAGATGAAGATGAAAGAGACTTGGACTCGGGTCCAAGTGCTTACAACTCTTTACTGAGCTGATCGGGAAAGTTCGCCGGAAGAAGAATCGCCTTCTTGGCTGTGCTTCGCGTAGAGTTTTCACGTAAAATATTGATCTAGTCGGACTGTTCGCGGAATGATTTGTTTTTCCCTGATGTCAACGACGCTGCTGCGGCTATTTTTCTGATTGGAA
Proteins encoded in this window:
- the LOC143219287 gene encoding uncharacterized protein LOC143219287 — its product is MKMTRTVYIKSSISVAATAVSICVRPFVFANGKADKTFNMFKLIVLLVVAMMAVSAEPAPVPPVISHPLVYSQPYVKVLPLHSATYPLSYSHGYGYGYKLLHPSYYY